In the genome of Telluria beijingensis, one region contains:
- a CDS encoding YbhB/YbcL family Raf kinase inhibitor-like protein has product MKRASLAAALCLAFGSATAQQGDGTMFSTKINVWKPNKLEATPERIAALKAPPGFTVSAFATGLKNARILAVAPNGDVYVSRRDQGDVLLLRDANGDGRADGAAITVANRAGAHGLAIRDNKLYLVTVKELFVADIKGDGRLGELKMLIGDLPDSGQHPNRTMAFGPDGMLYLSVGSTCNTCNESNVENATILRISPDGKSRSIFASGLRNTIGFGWHPTTGELWGFDHGIDFLGDDVQPEEINKIELGKQYGWPHVYGAGEIYPQSTPQGEISKEQWKARSTPMVLGYTAHAAPMQWVWGAGSAFPAEYQGDAFVTMRGSWNRVPASGYEIVRVRYENGQPKSVEPFVTGFLTDGGKTHIARPVGLALAKDGSLLMADDANGVIYRIAHSGAKSAAATPPKAPAGPMEQQANKGNNVPLANKRPETDAKGQLSVSSSSFASNAMMDDRYTEYADGVSPALAWKAVAGAKSYAIIMEDPDAKPVTPFVHWVMWNIPANITSVPEGVQEQARLSDPDGVLQGRTTRGAPGYYGPKPPVGEPAHRYHFQVYALDRMLDVPFGADRDQVLQAMKGHVLAKGEIVGKYGQKQQPQK; this is encoded by the coding sequence ATGAAACGCGCTTCGCTCGCAGCCGCGCTATGCCTGGCGTTCGGCTCCGCCACCGCCCAGCAGGGCGACGGCACCATGTTCTCCACCAAGATCAACGTCTGGAAACCCAACAAGTTGGAGGCCACGCCGGAGCGCATCGCCGCCCTGAAGGCGCCGCCGGGCTTCACGGTCAGCGCCTTCGCGACCGGCCTCAAGAACGCGCGCATCCTTGCGGTGGCGCCGAACGGCGACGTCTACGTGAGCCGGCGCGACCAGGGCGACGTGCTGCTGCTGCGTGACGCCAACGGCGACGGCCGCGCCGACGGCGCAGCGATCACCGTGGCCAACCGCGCCGGCGCCCACGGCCTGGCGATCCGCGACAACAAGCTGTACCTGGTCACGGTCAAGGAACTGTTCGTGGCCGACATCAAGGGCGACGGCCGCCTGGGCGAACTGAAGATGCTGATCGGCGACCTGCCGGATTCGGGCCAGCACCCCAATCGCACCATGGCCTTCGGCCCGGACGGCATGCTGTACCTGAGCGTCGGCAGCACCTGCAACACCTGCAACGAGAGCAATGTGGAAAACGCCACCATCCTGCGCATTTCCCCGGACGGCAAGAGCCGCAGCATCTTTGCCAGCGGCCTGCGCAACACGATCGGCTTCGGCTGGCATCCGACCACGGGCGAATTGTGGGGCTTCGACCATGGCATCGACTTCCTGGGCGACGACGTCCAGCCCGAAGAGATCAACAAGATCGAACTCGGTAAACAATATGGCTGGCCTCATGTGTACGGGGCCGGCGAGATCTACCCGCAAAGCACGCCGCAGGGCGAGATCTCCAAGGAGCAGTGGAAGGCGCGCAGCACGCCGATGGTGCTGGGCTATACCGCCCACGCGGCGCCGATGCAGTGGGTATGGGGCGCCGGCAGCGCCTTCCCGGCGGAGTATCAGGGCGACGCTTTCGTGACCATGCGCGGTTCGTGGAACCGGGTGCCGGCGTCGGGCTACGAGATCGTACGCGTGCGGTACGAGAACGGCCAGCCGAAGTCGGTCGAGCCGTTCGTCACCGGCTTCCTGACGGACGGTGGCAAGACCCATATCGCGCGCCCGGTCGGGCTGGCGCTGGCCAAGGATGGCTCGCTGCTGATGGCGGACGATGCCAATGGCGTCATCTACCGTATCGCCCACAGCGGCGCCAAGTCGGCCGCGGCGACGCCGCCGAAGGCACCGGCCGGCCCCATGGAACAGCAGGCCAACAAGGGCAACAACGTCCCGCTGGCGAACAAGCGACCCGAGACGGACGCCAAGGGCCAGCTCAGCGTGTCGTCGTCGAGCTTCGCCAGCAACGCCATGATGGACGACCGCTACACCGAGTACGCGGACGGCGTTTCGCCGGCGCTGGCGTGGAAAGCCGTGGCGGGCGCCAAGTCGTACGCCATCATCATGGAAGACCCGGACGCCAAGCCGGTTACCCCCTTCGTGCATTGGGTGATGTGGAACATCCCGGCCAATATCACCAGCGTGCCGGAAGGCGTGCAGGAGCAGGCGCGCCTGTCCGATCCGGACGGTGTGCTGCAGGGCCGCACCACGCGCGGCGCGCCCGGCTACTACGGTCCCAAGCCGCCCGTCGGCGAGCCGGCGCACCGCTACCACTTCCAGGTCTATGCGCTGGACAGGATGCTCGACGTGCCGTTCGGCGCCGACCGCGACCAGGTGCTGCAGGCGATGAAGGGCCATGTGCTGGCCAAGGGTGAAATCGTCGGCAAGTACGGGCAAAAGCAGCAGCCGCAGAAGTGA
- a CDS encoding phytase encodes MKKIVSLIVLAALHGAASAAPHTTKAPVDADELAALPGGAWLALDKRGLRLVGADGIDRATLALRGERLDVRPDVHPSSGGALAVMVDSNLEQAQPVRVDLAAGTLTRLPAIPSAGFGIEAACMYRDAQNLDHVFLVGADGQAQQWLLGEQYRMVRRLALPTGVEHCRVDDAYATLFVAEEGMGVWAYGADAEGPSVRTPVALRAPYGKLKGEVQALAVLPGGVAALGEKGELLTWRRTGATWQEQPARALGAEQLVALGGSSLMVQTKKGWQSPALAWKAGSAPPRSLPIVMPRMQTAPVAQMGDAADDPAIWVNPQDASKSRILGSNKKQGLLVYDLEGRQTQFLPSGRLNNVDVRQDLRFGGERFDLALATQRDEHAMVLYTIDAQGELAEAGRLPTGLGDIYGTCLYRTPEGGLDAFVNDKDGRYEHWQITRAGGKFGARLARQFKVATQPEGCVADDRSGLLFVGEEDKALWVTSARADQPATLKMVMPVGEWLHDDIEGMGIYHGARRSYLVVSSQGNSSYVVFDAAPPFKVRGAFRVGMDPVAGIDGASETDGLEVSSANFGGPYSRGMLVVHDGFKRMPDGAQNYKAVAWDDIARALKLED; translated from the coding sequence ATGAAAAAAATCGTTTCCCTGATCGTTCTGGCGGCGCTGCACGGCGCTGCATCGGCTGCACCACACACTACGAAGGCCCCGGTCGATGCCGACGAACTGGCCGCCCTGCCCGGCGGCGCCTGGCTGGCACTGGACAAGCGCGGCCTGCGCCTGGTCGGCGCCGACGGCATCGACCGCGCCACCCTGGCCCTGCGTGGCGAGCGTCTCGACGTGCGGCCCGACGTTCACCCTTCTTCTGGCGGCGCGCTGGCGGTGATGGTCGACTCGAACCTCGAACAGGCCCAGCCCGTGCGCGTCGACCTGGCCGCCGGCACCCTGACCCGCCTGCCGGCCATCCCGAGCGCCGGCTTCGGCATCGAGGCGGCCTGCATGTACCGCGACGCCCAGAACCTCGACCACGTATTCCTGGTCGGCGCGGATGGCCAGGCGCAGCAATGGCTGCTGGGCGAACAGTACCGCATGGTGCGCCGCCTGGCGCTGCCGACCGGCGTCGAACACTGCCGCGTCGACGATGCCTACGCCACGCTCTTCGTGGCCGAGGAAGGCATGGGTGTGTGGGCCTATGGCGCCGACGCCGAAGGGCCGTCGGTGCGCACGCCGGTGGCCCTGCGTGCACCGTATGGAAAGCTGAAGGGAGAAGTCCAGGCGCTGGCCGTGCTGCCGGGCGGCGTGGCCGCCCTCGGCGAAAAGGGCGAGCTGTTGACCTGGCGCCGCACCGGCGCCACATGGCAAGAGCAGCCGGCGCGCGCACTGGGCGCCGAACAGCTGGTGGCGCTGGGTGGCAGTTCGCTCATGGTGCAAACGAAGAAGGGCTGGCAATCGCCGGCCCTGGCCTGGAAAGCCGGCAGCGCCCCGCCGCGCTCCCTGCCGATCGTAATGCCGCGCATGCAGACCGCGCCGGTGGCGCAGATGGGCGACGCGGCCGACGATCCGGCGATCTGGGTCAACCCGCAGGACGCCAGCAAATCGCGCATCCTCGGCTCCAACAAGAAGCAGGGCCTGCTGGTCTATGACCTGGAAGGCCGCCAGACCCAATTCCTGCCTTCCGGCCGCCTGAACAACGTCGATGTGCGCCAGGACCTGCGCTTCGGCGGCGAGCGCTTCGACCTGGCCCTGGCCACCCAGCGCGACGAACATGCGATGGTGCTGTACACGATCGACGCCCAGGGCGAACTGGCCGAAGCGGGGCGCCTGCCGACCGGCCTGGGCGACATCTACGGCACCTGCCTGTACCGCACGCCCGAAGGCGGCCTGGATGCCTTCGTCAACGACAAGGACGGTCGCTACGAACACTGGCAGATCACCCGCGCCGGCGGCAAGTTCGGCGCCCGCCTGGCGCGCCAGTTCAAGGTCGCCACGCAACCCGAAGGCTGCGTGGCCGACGACCGCAGCGGCCTGCTGTTCGTGGGTGAAGAAGACAAGGCGCTGTGGGTGACCTCGGCCAGGGCCGACCAGCCGGCCACGCTCAAGATGGTGATGCCGGTAGGCGAATGGCTGCACGACGACATCGAAGGCATGGGCATCTACCACGGCGCCAGGCGCAGCTACCTGGTGGTGTCGAGCCAGGGCAATAGCAGCTATGTCGTGTTCGACGCGGCGCCGCCGTTCAAGGTGCGCGGCGCGTTCCGGGTCGGCATGGATCCGGTGGCCGGCATCGACGGCGCCTCGGAGACCGACGGCCTGGAAGTGAGCTCGGCCAACTTCGGCGGCCCGTATTCGCGCGGCATGCTGGTGGTGCACGACGGCTTCAAGCGCATGCCGGACGGCGCCCAGAACTACAAGGCGGTGGCGTGGGATGACATCGCCAGGGCCCTGAAGCTCGAAGACTAG
- a CDS encoding MutS-related protein — MSLFDRLQDLWRSLALVPSAPPPRHFFIPDEVARLYRLDGAAGIDDQTWTDLLLESFEEKLAPQASIFARQVLHLRLRAGIDNAACSAQRARLQALMDDPARLDAIDASLSTLRHADAEVASLLFRDTAPAIPFWVRWLSLLPLVLLLSLAALATLPLGWMLTLTALAPLMALQMRLHRPLEEWRATIRALHALLRSTSLLGGQGGPLLQPFVAARARAERLHLRLARSLSLRMIPGAIQYADWFAAANVVYHFKTLRIVHAERVFLREIYLACANLEADVALVRHLASMERWCWAERGDARTLVLEGGVHPLMDRPVALSVALEGRGAFVSGQNASGKSTFLRMVGLNAIAARAFGFCYATRACLPAVPVRASMQNEDSLLGGESLYMSELRRARELLDAAGQPPGICLIDEVFRGTNHLESVSAACAVLEQLSERDLVLVSSHNLVLAPLLRERLDPFFIDTASGSPVLTPGVLRNPNGIALLATQGFGARIEGRAAEVARWLSSHLAQPEPA, encoded by the coding sequence GTGTCGTTGTTCGACCGCCTGCAAGACCTGTGGCGCAGCCTTGCGCTTGTTCCATCCGCCCCGCCGCCCCGCCACTTCTTCATCCCGGACGAAGTCGCTCGCCTGTACCGCCTCGATGGCGCCGCCGGCATCGACGACCAGACCTGGACCGACTTGCTGCTCGAATCGTTCGAAGAAAAATTGGCGCCGCAGGCCAGCATCTTCGCGCGCCAGGTGCTGCACCTGCGCCTGCGCGCCGGCATCGACAATGCGGCATGCAGCGCGCAGCGCGCGCGGCTGCAGGCGCTGATGGACGACCCGGCCCGGCTGGATGCGATCGACGCCAGCCTGTCTACCTTGCGCCATGCGGATGCCGAGGTGGCCAGCCTGCTGTTCCGGGACACGGCGCCGGCGATCCCGTTCTGGGTACGCTGGCTATCGCTGCTGCCGCTCGTGCTGCTGTTATCGCTGGCCGCGCTGGCGACCCTGCCGTTGGGCTGGATGCTGACCTTGACGGCGCTGGCTCCCCTGATGGCGCTGCAGATGCGCCTTCACCGTCCGCTCGAGGAATGGCGTGCGACCATCCGCGCGCTGCACGCGCTGCTGCGCAGCACCAGCCTGTTGGGCGGGCAGGGCGGACCGTTGCTGCAACCGTTCGTGGCGGCGCGCGCCCGGGCGGAACGCCTGCACCTGCGCCTGGCCCGCTCGCTGAGCCTGCGCATGATCCCGGGTGCGATCCAGTACGCCGACTGGTTCGCGGCGGCCAATGTGGTCTACCATTTCAAGACGCTACGCATCGTGCACGCCGAGCGCGTCTTCCTGCGTGAGATCTACCTGGCCTGCGCGAACCTGGAAGCCGACGTGGCCCTGGTGCGCCACCTGGCCTCGATGGAACGCTGGTGCTGGGCCGAGCGCGGCGATGCGCGCACGCTGGTGCTGGAGGGCGGCGTCCATCCGCTGATGGACCGGCCGGTGGCGCTGTCGGTGGCATTGGAAGGGCGGGGCGCCTTCGTCTCGGGCCAGAATGCCTCGGGCAAGAGCACCTTCCTGCGCATGGTGGGCCTGAACGCGATCGCGGCGCGCGCCTTCGGCTTCTGCTACGCCACGCGGGCCTGCCTGCCGGCAGTACCGGTGCGCGCCAGCATGCAGAACGAGGATTCGCTGCTGGGCGGCGAGAGCCTGTACATGTCGGAGTTGCGGCGGGCGCGCGAATTGCTGGACGCCGCCGGCCAGCCGCCGGGCATCTGCCTGATCGATGAGGTGTTCCGCGGCACCAACCACCTGGAGTCGGTATCGGCCGCCTGCGCGGTGCTGGAACAGTTATCCGAGCGCGACCTGGTGCTGGTGTCCTCGCACAACCTGGTGCTGGCGCCGCTGCTGCGCGAACGGCTGGACCCGTTCTTCATCGACACCGCCAGCGGCAGCCCGGTCTTGACACCGGGCGTGTTGCGCAACCCGAACGGCATCGCCCTGCTGGCGACCCAGGGTTTCGGCGCGCGCATCGAAGGGCGGGCGGCCGAGGTGGCGCGCTGGTTGAGCAGCCACCTCGCACAGCCCGAACCTGCCTAG